The Tautonia plasticadhaerens nucleotide sequence CCCCGACGCCCCCGGCCTCCCGGCCGACTTCTCGGACGACGAATCCGCCCCCCCGGCCCGGTCCCCCGCCCTCGGCCTGGCCCTGCTCGACCCCGACCGCTCCGCCTTCGACCGCCTGGCCTCGGGCCTGGTCGCCGGGGTCGACGCCTCGGACGCGCTGGCCGTGCTGCTGGCCGAGTTGCTGGTGCTGGCCGCCGAGCGCCTCCGGAGGCTCGCGCTGGCCGAACCCCGCGACGGGCTGCCCGAGCTGGGCTGGTGCCGGGCCCAGGCCCTCGCCGAGCGCAACGCCCGGGCCGCACTCCGCGAGCTGCAACGCCACCAGGACCGGGCCGCCGGGCCTCCCCCCCCGGCCCCCTCCCCCGGCCCGAAGCCGAGGGCGAAGGCAGGGCCCACCCCCGAGCCCGGGCCCGAGCCCGTCGAGGCCCCGCCCGCCCCGGTGCCCGAGTCGACCCCCGAGGAGGTCGCCGAGGCGTCGGCCCACTGGCGGCGGCACATCGCCCTGGTGCGGGGCATCAGCGAGGAGTGGCCGATCCTGCTCCGGACCCGCCGGGAGGTGGAGGCCGTGGCCGCTTGGTTCGGCGACGGCAAGACCGACGACGAGCTGATGCGGTGGTACCCCGACCTC carries:
- a CDS encoding DUF433 domain-containing protein, which produces MRPDAPGLPADFSDDESAPPARSPALGLALLDPDRSAFDRLASGLVAGVDASDALAVLLAELLVLAAERLRRLALAEPRDGLPELGWCRAQALAERNARAALRELQRHQDRAAGPPPPAPSPGPKPRAKAGPTPEPGPEPVEAPPAPVPESTPEEVAEASAHWRRHIALVRGISEEWPILLRTRREVEAVAAWFGDGKTDDELMRWYPDLSRADLAACRACDAEGLCGPFDPADGPYPPGLPVLDDLPDGPGP